In the genome of Terriglobia bacterium, the window GGGCGCGTCGAAAAGGTGGATACGGCCATCATTCAACATGGAGCCCCAACTGGGGGTTGGAGGGGGGACACCCAATCCAAGAAAGCTGAGTGTGGCCTCGGCAAGGATCGTGTTCGCCATGCCCAGGCAAGCCTGCACCACGATCGGCTGAATCGTATTGGGAACCATGTGAATGAAGATCACGCGCGCACTGGAGGCGCCCGAAGCCCGGGCGGCTGTGACGAAATCCATTTCCTTCGTCTTAAGAAACTGTGCGCGCGCGAGACGTGCAAATCCGATCCATCCGATCAGGCAAAGCGCCAGGATCAGTCGCGACAGCCCCGGTCCCAAAAAGGCGATAAAGGCAATTGCCAGCAGGACCCCGGGAAAGGCCATGAAACTGTTGATCAACACAATATTCAAAACGAGGTCCAGTGAACCGTTGAAATATCCGCCGATGGCCCCGAGATAACTCCCAATCAGGAAGGACACCAGCATGACCGCCACGCTGACCGTAATTGAAATGCGGGTCCCATAGATCACCCGGGAAAGGACGTCACGGCCCAATTCGTCACTGCCCAGCCAATGGGTGGTCGAGGGGCCGTTCAGACGGTTGGCGAGGTCCTGAACTGCCGGGTCGTAGGGCGAAATCCATCCTGCAC includes:
- a CDS encoding ABC transporter permease — protein: MSPDVMFPNNRLALFSAGFVALLIVVAICAGWISPYDPAVQDLANRLNGPSTTHWLGSDELGRDVLSRVIYGTRISITVSVAVMLVSFLIGSYLGAIGGYFNGSLDLVLNIVLINSFMAFPGVLLAIAFIAFLGPGLSRLILALCLIGWIGFARLARAQFLKTKEMDFVTAARASGASSARVIFIHMVPNTIQPIVVQACLGMANTILAEATLSFLGLGVPPPTPSWGSMLNDGRIHLFDAPHLVLFPAVAVMLAVLAFNFLGDALRDFFDTKGSKL